Below is a window of Lentimicrobium sp. L6 DNA.
TAAAGTCTAATTCTAAATTACTGGCCTCTAAAATATCTGAAGAATATAATTCTGCAGCACCGCTAATATCAAGCTCATCTATATTTTTATAATAGATAGTTAGTTTTAATGTTGTTGGATTGTTTAAATCCTCTGTGTTTTCAATATCTAATTCACCAGCACTTACTCTAGTTTTAATATGAGGCATGATATTGTCATCAGCTTCAATAACAATTTTTTCTTCATTAGACTTCACCAATTCGATTTCAAAAGCTCCTCCAACGTCGATAGAACTAAAGCTACTTAGTGTTCTGGTTTCTTTAATCACATTGCCACTGCCTTTTATACGTTTTGCAGGGCCACTATAGGCCAATATTGAGATGGCTATAAATGCTATCGATAGTAATAATGATTTTGTTTTCATGGTATATGTTTTTTTAGTTTTCTATTAATTATAAAGACCTTATTTCACCACTTCCTGTGGCCGAAAAATTATTGATTTCTGGTCTGCCTTTAATGTTTAAGTCGCCACTTCCAGAAAGTCGAGCATCTAAAGTATCGGTGATAAAAACATCAGACTCCCCAGAACTTGTCTTTCTCACTTTAGCCGTTTTTACTTCAAAGCTTCTGCCGTCAAAGTCACCTGAGCCATTTTGAGATAAATCCATCATAGCAGCAGTTCCATTCACTTCATTATCGCCTGACCCATTCATTTTAAAGCTAGCTTCACCTAGGTGTAGAGATTCACCTTCGAAATCTCCAGAACCCATTTGTATAACACTTAAAGAGCCATTTACTCCACTGATTTCTACATCACCACTTCCATGCATGCTAATTTCTAGGTTTTTTACATTAAAGTCTCCTTCAAAATCACCAGAACCATGCATGTCGAGAACTAAATCTGTAGCAGAGAATACTCCGTTTATATAAAAATCGGCACTACCAGAATTGGAAATCTCTTTTAAGTCTTTAACGGTGACTTCTATTCTTAACTCTTCGTTTCTATAAGATAATGAACCTTTGATATCGATGATTAAAGTATTGGCTACCACTTTAGTTTGTATTTTCTGCATGTATTTCTCTGGAGAAATAACCACTACTTTTTGTACGTCTCCTTGTGTGATGGTAACATCGAGCGAGCAATTGTTTTCAATGGCATTAAAGCTATTAACTGTTCTTTCTTCTTCGTTGGCGAATAATCCGATACCGAAAGTCACCAAAGCTATTAATAAGATTGATTTTTTCATGATTTTATGTTTTTAGTCGATTTTAATATTTGCTGTAGCATTTTCCATACTGAGGATGAGCTTAGGGCTTTGTCCTTTTGCATTTCCAAAGTAACCTTCTATATCTAGTTCCATCATTTCTTTTTCAAGATAAGTGATTTTGGCAAGGTCTTTAGGATAGTTGATGCCACCCATTTCTGAGGAGGCTTTGAATGCAAAGTTTGCTGGTGATTTGAAGAATAAATCTACTCCGGTAAATTCAGAGCTGATATTTATCATATCAAAATCAGAAGCGATATCTCTAATTTTAATATTTCCATAATCGATGTCTAATTCAATATGTTTTTTTAGCTCATCTATTCTGATACTACTAAACTCAGATTCAGCAAATACAACACTTGCTTCTCCAAAATAATTTTTATCGTAGGCAGTTTCTAAATCTAATTGACTCACCGTTTGAATCTCATTAGAAGAGAATTCACTATCCAATTTAATGACTGCAGCTACTTGAGCAGTAAATCCACCATAGGCCACCTTTACTTTGCCCGACTGGAACCTCTTCACATTTATCTGACCAAATTCGGCTTGTATGTCTAGCTGTTCGCTGGTTAGATTATTGGCTTCAAAATTTCCATAAGAAACATCTACATTTACTTGTCCATCAATATTCTCGAAAAAGTTACTTCCAAATTCATTGTCGAGCTCAAGCATAATATGGGCGGGAT
It encodes the following:
- a CDS encoding head GIN domain-containing protein — protein: MKTKSLLLSIAFIAISILAYSGPAKRIKGSGNVIKETRTLSSFSSIDVGGAFEIELVKSNEEKIVIEADDNIMPHIKTRVSAGELDIENTEDLNNPTTLKLTIYYKNIDELDISGAAELYSSDILEASNLELDFSGASEVTLKLKVESLEADFSGASKVELEGSINSAELDLSGASVVRAYGLEIQDLELEASGAAVVRVLVLENLSISASGASSVKYKGNPSISIHDVSGASSVRKG
- a CDS encoding head GIN domain-containing protein translates to MKKSILLIALVTFGIGLFANEEERTVNSFNAIENNCSLDVTITQGDVQKVVVISPEKYMQKIQTKVVANTLIIDIKGSLSYRNEELRIEVTVKDLKEISNSGSADFYINGVFSATDLVLDMHGSGDFEGDFNVKNLEISMHGSGDVEISGVNGSLSVIQMGSGDFEGESLHLGEASFKMNGSGDNEVNGTAAMMDLSQNGSGDFDGRSFEVKTAKVRKTSSGESDVFITDTLDARLSGSGDLNIKGRPEINNFSATGSGEIRSL
- a CDS encoding DUF4097 family beta strand repeat-containing protein, with protein sequence MKTKTTILSTLSILMLVLFLLPVSLMAKGDFSKPTKKEFNIDKGAKLSLNCEFTEVKAYNWDKDIISIEVTVTVDAKNQSKADDKFERIIVEMSGNSSLVELKTGLGSGYFSNKNNNSIDIDVLIYYPAHIMLELDNEFGSNFFENIDGQVNVDVSYGNFEANNLTSEQLDIQAEFGQINVKRFQSGKVKVAYGGFTAQVAAVIKLDSEFSSNEIQTVSQLDLETAYDKNYFGEASVVFAESEFSSIRIDELKKHIELDIDYGNIKIRDIASDFDMINISSEFTGVDLFFKSPANFAFKASSEMGGINYPKDLAKITYLEKEMMELDIEGYFGNAKGQSPKLILSMENATANIKID